The following are encoded in a window of Corynebacterium argentoratense DSM 44202 genomic DNA:
- the mshC gene encoding cysteine--1-D-myo-inosityl 2-amino-2-deoxy-alpha-D-glucopyranoside ligase, giving the protein MHSWSRPSLPEISPALLSDQQLSLYDSASQTVREVKAFNDDAAGAVAGMYVCGITPYDATHLGHAATYVTFDLVYRMLLAQGVRVEYVQNVTDVDDPLFERAERDGVDWRELGSSQIQVFRDVMEQLSVLPPVAFVGAMESVDEVIDMVQTLLDKGAAYQVEGEYPDVYAKVDATKQFGYESHYDRPTMEALFAERGGDPDRQGKQDPLDALLWRAARPGEPSWEAPFGAGRPGWHVECSAIAMNRIGSVFSIQGGGSDLMFPHHEFSAAHAEACYGIDRMAGHYVHAGMIGLDGEKMSKSLGNLVFASKLIEQGVDPSAIRLGLYASHYRDDREWSTEILDAAIERLQRWREAFKLPGSVQRDRAMVRGVHATLANDLDTPRVLFLIDQWADARLEQSAYAGDAADAAALSESSEQVAHAIEALLGVRLVP; this is encoded by the coding sequence ATGCATTCGTGGTCTCGACCGTCTTTACCTGAAATTTCCCCCGCTCTTCTGTCCGATCAGCAGCTGTCGCTGTACGATTCGGCTTCGCAGACTGTGCGGGAGGTCAAGGCTTTTAACGATGACGCCGCGGGGGCTGTTGCAGGCATGTATGTCTGCGGCATCACTCCCTATGACGCCACGCACTTGGGGCATGCCGCGACCTATGTGACCTTTGATCTGGTTTATCGAATGCTCCTCGCGCAGGGGGTACGCGTGGAGTATGTACAAAACGTCACCGACGTGGACGATCCGCTCTTTGAACGTGCTGAGCGCGACGGGGTGGATTGGCGCGAGCTAGGCTCTTCGCAGATCCAGGTGTTCCGCGACGTCATGGAGCAATTGTCCGTCCTTCCGCCGGTGGCATTCGTTGGTGCGATGGAGTCGGTGGATGAAGTCATCGACATGGTCCAGACGCTGCTCGATAAGGGTGCCGCTTACCAGGTTGAGGGCGAATACCCGGACGTGTATGCGAAGGTGGACGCCACCAAGCAGTTTGGTTACGAGTCGCACTACGACCGGCCAACCATGGAGGCACTGTTTGCCGAGCGCGGGGGAGACCCGGATAGGCAAGGCAAGCAGGATCCTTTGGATGCGCTTTTGTGGCGTGCTGCTCGTCCCGGTGAGCCTTCATGGGAGGCTCCGTTTGGTGCGGGGCGCCCGGGTTGGCATGTGGAGTGTTCGGCTATCGCGATGAACCGTATTGGTTCTGTGTTTTCCATCCAGGGTGGCGGTAGCGATTTGATGTTTCCTCACCACGAATTCTCTGCGGCGCATGCGGAGGCTTGCTACGGCATTGATCGCATGGCGGGCCACTATGTGCACGCGGGGATGATCGGCTTGGATGGCGAAAAGATGAGCAAGTCGCTGGGCAACCTGGTGTTTGCCTCCAAGTTGATTGAGCAGGGTGTGGACCCTTCGGCGATTCGTTTGGGCCTCTATGCCAGCCACTATCGTGATGATCGCGAGTGGTCGACTGAGATTCTTGACGCCGCGATCGAGCGCTTGCAGCGGTGGCGTGAGGCCTTCAAGCTGCCGGGTAGTGTGCAGCGTGACCGGGCGATGGTTCGTGGCGTGCACGCGACGTTGGCTAATGATCTGGACACACCACGGGTGTTGTTCTTGATTGACCAGTGGGCGGATGCCCGCCTTGAACAGTCTGCTTATGCTGGTGATGCGGCGGATGCTGCTGCTTTGAGCGAGTCCTCCGAGCAGGTTGCACATGCTATTGAGGCCCTGTTGGGCGTGAGGTTGGTTCCCTAA
- a CDS encoding undecaprenyl-diphosphate phosphatase, which translates to MNESVTSVLAAADAAHSSDGVTWAQTIILSIVQGLTEFLPISSSGHLRIVSELLWGRDAGASFTAVIQLGTEAAVLVYFWKDIWRILTGWFKGLANKEFRTGQKGLDYRMGWMVIVGTLPVSIIGFLGKDYIREALRNLWITAAVLIAFSFIFIAAEKLGRKQREEKDLTMKDAIIMGLAQCLALIPGVSRSGGTISAGMFVGLSREAAARFSFLLAIPAVLASGLFSLKDAFAPEAGQAATGSQLLVGVLIAFVLGYASIAWLLKFVSNNSFSWFAAYRIPVGLLVMGLLATGVLSAG; encoded by the coding sequence GTGAATGAAAGCGTAACCAGCGTCCTTGCTGCCGCAGACGCCGCCCACAGCAGTGACGGCGTCACGTGGGCACAGACCATTATTTTGTCGATCGTCCAGGGCTTGACCGAGTTCCTACCGATTAGCTCCAGCGGGCACTTGCGTATCGTGTCGGAACTATTGTGGGGACGCGACGCCGGCGCATCCTTTACTGCCGTGATCCAGCTTGGGACGGAAGCGGCTGTGCTGGTCTACTTTTGGAAAGACATCTGGCGCATCCTGACAGGCTGGTTCAAGGGACTGGCCAACAAGGAGTTTCGCACGGGACAAAAGGGCTTGGACTATCGGATGGGGTGGATGGTCATCGTCGGTACCCTGCCGGTGTCGATTATTGGCTTCCTCGGCAAGGATTACATCCGGGAGGCGTTGAGAAACCTGTGGATCACCGCCGCTGTGCTCATCGCTTTTTCTTTCATTTTTATCGCTGCGGAAAAGCTGGGCAGGAAACAGCGCGAAGAAAAAGACCTCACTATGAAAGACGCGATCATCATGGGCTTGGCCCAGTGCTTGGCTCTGATCCCGGGTGTGTCTCGCTCAGGCGGCACTATTTCGGCGGGCATGTTTGTGGGCTTGTCGCGCGAGGCTGCGGCCCGTTTTTCCTTCCTTCTGGCGATCCCTGCGGTGTTGGCGTCCGGACTGTTTAGTTTGAAGGATGCCTTCGCACCTGAGGCTGGTCAGGCGGCGACGGGGTCGCAATTGTTGGTGGGTGTGCTCATCGCTTTCGTGTTGGGCTACGCCTCGATTGCGTGGTTGTTGAAGTTTGTGTCCAACAATTCCTTCAGTTGGTTCGCGGCCTACCGCATCCCCGTGGGGCTGCTGGTGATGGGCCTGCTCGCTACCGGCGTGCTGTCGGCAGGCTAA
- a CDS encoding aldo/keto reductase: MRQRLVGNSGLRVSRMGLGTRGWGADVAEEEARRILAEFLGAGGSVVETSPAYEQGRSEAMLGALVRELPTSVQDTVIISTAAGVNPHQPLGRRVDCSRRTLLADLDRTLRALGREYIDIWNVGFWDAKTPATEVVDTVEYAVRSGKVRYAGVRGYSGWQLGLTAGISAARGSGGSALIVAQAEYNLLVRRPEEELLPAVRHMEMGFFAAAPLAQGVLTGKYRSGIPHGARAEDAHRGAEVQLYFEERNDAIVDALTTAASGLGYPPSVLATAWVRDRPGVTSAIVGPKTVEQMREYIASEDIRVPQAISEAFDDITL; encoded by the coding sequence ATGAGACAGCGCTTGGTTGGCAACAGTGGTTTGCGTGTGTCACGTATGGGTTTAGGCACGCGCGGTTGGGGTGCTGACGTCGCGGAGGAAGAGGCCCGCAGGATTCTTGCGGAATTCTTGGGTGCCGGTGGATCCGTAGTGGAGACTTCCCCCGCCTATGAGCAAGGACGTTCGGAGGCCATGCTGGGGGCACTGGTGCGTGAATTACCTACGTCTGTCCAAGACACCGTGATTATTTCGACTGCGGCGGGTGTGAACCCGCATCAGCCTTTGGGGCGCCGGGTGGATTGTTCTCGGCGCACGCTGTTGGCCGACTTGGATAGAACGCTGCGGGCGCTGGGGCGCGAATACATCGACATTTGGAATGTTGGATTTTGGGACGCAAAAACCCCTGCAACGGAAGTCGTTGACACTGTTGAGTATGCGGTGCGCAGCGGCAAGGTTCGTTACGCCGGTGTGCGTGGGTATAGCGGGTGGCAGTTGGGGCTCACGGCCGGTATTAGTGCGGCGCGCGGATCGGGTGGGTCGGCACTGATCGTCGCGCAGGCTGAATATAACCTGCTTGTGCGGCGGCCGGAAGAAGAATTGTTGCCTGCGGTACGCCACATGGAGATGGGCTTTTTTGCTGCCGCTCCCCTAGCTCAAGGCGTGTTGACCGGTAAGTACCGGTCGGGCATTCCCCACGGGGCACGTGCTGAAGATGCCCACCGCGGCGCCGAGGTCCAACTGTATTTCGAGGAGCGCAACGATGCCATCGTTGATGCGCTGACTACAGCTGCCTCCGGTTTGGGGTACCCGCCCAGCGTGTTGGCCACCGCGTGGGTGCGCGACCGGCCCGGCGTGACCAGCGCGATTGTGGGGCCCAAGACGGTAGAGCAAATGCGCGAATACATCGCATCGGAAGACATCCGCGTGCCACAGGCCATCAGCGAAGCCTTCGATGACATCACGTTGTAA
- a CDS encoding YncE family protein, with protein sequence MHTRRLPRAFSSFRLHPTALSLASVALTSVSLVACTQMPGGLEEPGELGHATPVANPSDSTPAGEVVDGALSGMNILDDVAVLRAGGDAASTVLTVLPTTELASGGALGSDSPQAKEITIDAHCGEPSVGYTPAGGSNDENGGAKASTLVIACDDGIHLIDAAAGTDTRLDTGDKTYTTAALTTDGVLAAGNNQSLEVDVYRDFTADRGGELGQASTFKIDRAPDQLVATSSYPGNIAAINRSETAIQQLNLEKDTRGAALRVGTGVGQAVGATGVARDVIFATDTEGDHLNVYTMSPIVMLHQVAPVDDSPYALAWDTKRQLVWVASTGTNAVQGFDISSGVPEEVARLDSISDVAQLGVDTQGNLFAASATQLQKISAQAVDAAKKS encoded by the coding sequence ATGCATACACGCAGGCTTCCCCGCGCTTTTTCCTCCTTCCGATTGCATCCCACCGCACTTTCTTTGGCTTCTGTTGCCTTGACCAGCGTGTCGTTGGTCGCGTGCACCCAGATGCCCGGTGGTTTGGAGGAACCCGGCGAGCTCGGACACGCCACACCCGTGGCTAACCCATCGGATAGCACTCCGGCCGGTGAGGTAGTCGACGGTGCCCTATCCGGCATGAACATTCTTGATGACGTCGCGGTGCTGCGGGCTGGAGGTGACGCGGCGTCAACAGTGCTGACTGTCCTCCCCACAACCGAGTTGGCGAGCGGCGGCGCGCTGGGCAGCGACAGTCCGCAGGCCAAAGAGATCACTATCGATGCGCACTGTGGCGAGCCCAGCGTGGGCTACACCCCGGCGGGAGGCAGTAATGACGAAAACGGCGGCGCGAAGGCTTCGACCCTGGTGATCGCCTGCGACGACGGTATTCACCTGATCGATGCCGCAGCCGGGACCGACACCCGCCTTGACACCGGTGATAAGACCTACACCACCGCTGCGCTGACCACCGATGGGGTGCTGGCTGCCGGAAACAACCAGTCCCTCGAGGTCGATGTGTACCGCGACTTCACCGCTGATCGTGGCGGGGAGCTTGGGCAAGCAAGCACCTTTAAAATTGACCGGGCGCCCGACCAACTCGTGGCTACCAGCAGCTATCCGGGAAATATTGCGGCGATCAACCGCTCCGAAACAGCCATCCAGCAGCTCAACCTTGAGAAAGACACCCGCGGCGCAGCACTGCGCGTGGGCACCGGAGTAGGACAGGCCGTCGGCGCGACCGGAGTTGCCCGCGACGTCATTTTCGCAACAGACACCGAAGGCGACCACCTCAACGTGTACACCATGAGCCCCATCGTTATGCTGCACCAAGTAGCCCCCGTAGACGACAGCCCCTACGCGCTGGCATGGGACACCAAGAGGCAGCTCGTGTGGGTTGCATCCACCGGCACCAACGCTGTTCAGGGCTTCGACATCAGCTCAGGTGTACCGGAGGAAGTAGCGCGGCTTGATTCCATCTCTGATGTCGCACAGCTCGGTGTTGACACCCAAGGAAACCTCTTTGCAGCCAGCGCAACACAGCTGCAGAAGATCAGCGCACAAGCCGTCGATGCAGCGAAGAAGTCCTAA
- a CDS encoding quinone-dependent dihydroorotate dehydrogenase: protein MAHPIRTKAYSLALKAMFQLKPERIHVLMNDGLSALHWATPVNRILNKMLPVHDERLAQEVFGVRFPRPLGLAAGFDKNASAADVWSPIGFGFAELGTVTASPQPGNPTPRLFRLPEDKAILNRMGFNNKGAAAAADNLRRRQSNDVIGINIGKTKVVPPEGAVDDYRRSATLLGNLADYLVVNVSSPNTPGLRDLQAVESLRPILQAVQEATNVPVLVKIAPDLSDEDVDAVADLAVELGLAGIVATNTTISREGLNTPADQVEAMGAGGISGPPVAARALEVLKRLHTRVGDKLVLIGVGGIDTPQAAWERIAAGATLLQGYTPFIYGGPDWIRDIHLGLLTQLDAHGFDSISDAVGCGLDWVD from the coding sequence ATGGCACACCCCATCCGCACCAAGGCCTACTCGCTCGCACTCAAGGCGATGTTCCAACTCAAGCCCGAACGCATCCACGTGCTGATGAACGACGGGCTGTCCGCCCTCCACTGGGCAACGCCGGTCAACCGCATCCTCAACAAAATGCTTCCCGTGCACGACGAGCGCCTCGCACAGGAGGTGTTCGGAGTGCGCTTCCCGCGCCCGCTGGGCTTGGCGGCCGGTTTCGATAAAAACGCCTCTGCTGCGGATGTGTGGTCCCCCATCGGTTTCGGTTTCGCCGAGCTCGGAACCGTCACCGCATCGCCACAACCCGGCAACCCCACCCCCCGGCTATTCCGACTACCCGAAGACAAAGCGATCCTGAACCGCATGGGCTTCAACAACAAGGGGGCCGCTGCCGCAGCCGACAATCTGCGACGGCGACAGTCCAACGACGTCATCGGAATCAACATCGGCAAGACCAAGGTAGTGCCCCCGGAGGGCGCTGTTGACGATTACCGCCGCAGTGCCACGCTACTGGGCAACCTTGCTGATTACTTGGTGGTCAACGTCTCCTCCCCCAACACGCCGGGTTTGCGTGATCTGCAGGCAGTGGAGTCCCTCCGGCCGATTCTCCAAGCCGTGCAGGAAGCTACCAACGTCCCCGTGCTTGTGAAGATTGCCCCGGACTTGAGCGATGAAGACGTCGACGCTGTGGCAGATCTCGCTGTCGAATTGGGACTGGCGGGCATTGTCGCAACCAACACCACCATTTCCCGCGAAGGACTCAACACCCCGGCCGACCAGGTAGAAGCCATGGGGGCTGGTGGAATCTCCGGTCCGCCCGTTGCTGCCCGCGCGCTCGAGGTGCTCAAGCGGCTCCACACCCGTGTTGGGGACAAACTCGTGTTAATCGGAGTCGGCGGAATCGACACTCCGCAGGCTGCATGGGAGCGCATCGCCGCCGGAGCCACCCTTTTGCAGGGCTACACCCCGTTCATCTATGGCGGCCCCGATTGGATTCGGGACATTCACCTCGGTCTGCTTACGCAGCTCGATGCCCACGGTTTCGATTCGATTTCTGACGCCGTCGGCTGCGGCCTCGACTGGGTGGACTAA
- a CDS encoding YbhB/YbcL family Raf kinase inhibitor-like protein, giving the protein MSTNSDRPDYVDPRFPGPDPYAALGDHPTFPLSSTDFNNGDKFGPGIVATEDNPGLSPQLSWSNLPEGTKSIAITCLDPDAPTGSGYWHWAVFNIPVEVNELPTGAGSTAALERISSVDGAEHIVTLKGDSGLRQYFGPMPPSGHGPHRYLFAVHAVDVETLDIDPDATPTVLGFNLYFHTLARSIAWGWYEND; this is encoded by the coding sequence ATGTCTACTAACTCTGATCGTCCTGATTACGTCGACCCGCGCTTCCCGGGCCCTGATCCTTACGCAGCGCTTGGCGACCACCCCACATTCCCCTTGAGCTCCACCGATTTCAACAACGGTGACAAGTTTGGCCCCGGGATCGTCGCCACTGAAGATAACCCCGGCCTCTCCCCACAGTTGAGCTGGTCGAACCTCCCCGAGGGAACCAAGTCCATCGCCATAACCTGCCTCGACCCCGACGCGCCGACCGGCTCCGGATACTGGCACTGGGCAGTATTCAACATCCCGGTAGAGGTCAACGAACTGCCCACGGGAGCAGGCTCCACCGCTGCACTCGAGCGGATCAGCTCAGTTGATGGCGCTGAGCACATTGTGACACTCAAGGGTGACTCTGGTTTGCGTCAGTACTTCGGCCCCATGCCACCCTCCGGGCACGGCCCGCACCGCTACCTTTTCGCTGTGCACGCCGTGGACGTTGAAACCCTCGATATTGACCCCGACGCAACACCGACCGTGCTGGGCTTCAACCTCTATTTCCACACGCTCGCTCGTAGCATCGCGTGGGGTTGGTACGAAAACGACTAG
- a CDS encoding ABC transporter ATP-binding protein, with the protein MSTQAATAEHRLADALAPASMRTSFSVVRQCPRWPHRGWWLGFWAVFCTKTVCIVGSSTLTGFTVTALATGDTARFWSLAAVMSLALVGEQAFNTVGEYLLSARSKLVGVDLRAAGVEATLRAPIPEVMELGTGNVLTRLTSDIDAFVRVVNSIGVRLLTSLLLVPFTAASMLALSPWFIVVFLIIGALLVPMVRVAARDIPVAANLLSSAEARRNQILLDTIRGLPTIKALRIGPWAIGRFRRQSWATVQAQADFIPQMIRLLRWGSIVYGVLALSTMAVAVVLVSQSTISAGAASAAMVLVLRLEMVVFNVLFFAGDIQRAATSLGRAVALALLGSDSRRLPDGPELVRPVPVRLDDVTFAYPGGAAILNNLSIALEPGTTTALVGASGAGKSTVAGLIAGLHYPTAGTIRIGNVVTRDVNNSWLARNVSLISQEVHLFSGSLRNDLKVAAPQASDEQLLDVLAEVGLSPRSESWVRWLPQGLDTAIGAGNDDLPPEIAQQIALARIIVRDAPVLIMDEATSEAGSQSGRALEQAAIRTAKGRTTLVVAHRLDQAMAADRVVVMDHGQIIEDGTHDDLVAAGGAYADLFRRWSGTKEEE; encoded by the coding sequence ATGAGTACCCAAGCAGCAACTGCGGAGCATCGCCTCGCGGATGCTTTGGCCCCTGCGTCCATGCGCACAAGCTTCTCGGTTGTTAGGCAGTGCCCTCGGTGGCCGCATCGCGGGTGGTGGCTGGGTTTCTGGGCTGTGTTTTGCACCAAGACGGTGTGCATTGTGGGTTCGTCAACGCTCACGGGTTTCACGGTCACCGCATTGGCTACTGGTGACACCGCTCGTTTCTGGTCCTTGGCAGCTGTGATGTCCCTTGCTCTGGTCGGTGAGCAAGCGTTCAACACGGTGGGCGAGTACTTGTTGAGTGCTCGTTCGAAGTTGGTGGGCGTGGATCTGCGTGCCGCAGGCGTGGAGGCTACGTTGCGCGCGCCTATTCCAGAGGTGATGGAGCTCGGCACCGGCAATGTTCTTACCCGCCTGACCAGCGATATTGATGCCTTTGTTCGTGTTGTTAATTCTATTGGTGTTCGCTTGTTGACGTCGCTTTTGCTCGTTCCTTTCACGGCGGCGTCGATGCTGGCATTGTCACCATGGTTCATCGTGGTCTTTTTAATTATCGGGGCTCTTTTGGTTCCGATGGTTCGGGTGGCCGCACGCGATATTCCGGTGGCTGCGAATCTGTTGTCGAGTGCGGAGGCGCGCCGCAACCAAATTCTTCTGGACACTATTCGTGGGTTGCCGACTATTAAAGCTTTGCGGATCGGCCCGTGGGCCATTGGGCGTTTCCGCCGTCAATCGTGGGCTACTGTACAGGCGCAGGCGGATTTTATTCCGCAGATGATTCGACTGCTGCGATGGGGGAGCATCGTCTATGGTGTGCTGGCCTTAAGCACAATGGCTGTGGCTGTAGTCCTGGTGAGCCAATCGACTATTTCAGCGGGTGCGGCCTCCGCCGCCATGGTGCTGGTGCTCCGCCTGGAAATGGTCGTGTTTAACGTGCTCTTTTTCGCCGGCGACATCCAACGCGCGGCGACGTCATTGGGCCGTGCAGTCGCCCTAGCTCTCTTGGGCTCCGACTCACGACGTTTGCCGGACGGACCGGAACTTGTTCGTCCGGTACCGGTTCGCCTTGATGACGTGACATTTGCGTATCCGGGAGGCGCGGCAATCTTGAACAACCTCTCGATCGCCTTAGAACCCGGAACTACGACGGCGTTGGTGGGCGCATCCGGCGCCGGTAAATCGACAGTGGCGGGACTCATTGCCGGCCTTCATTACCCAACCGCCGGCACGATCCGTATCGGCAACGTGGTGACCCGCGACGTCAACAATTCTTGGCTAGCGAGAAACGTCAGCCTGATTAGCCAAGAGGTGCACCTGTTTTCCGGCAGCCTGAGAAATGACCTCAAGGTCGCCGCCCCGCAAGCTAGCGATGAGCAGCTGCTTGATGTGTTGGCAGAGGTGGGCTTGTCCCCGCGCAGCGAAAGCTGGGTGCGGTGGTTGCCTCAAGGGCTCGACACGGCCATCGGCGCCGGAAACGATGATCTTCCGCCCGAGATCGCCCAGCAGATCGCGCTCGCGCGCATCATTGTGCGCGACGCCCCGGTTCTGATCATGGACGAGGCCACCTCGGAAGCCGGGAGCCAATCCGGCCGGGCACTGGAGCAAGCCGCTATTCGAACAGCCAAGGGACGGACGACACTGGTTGTTGCTCACCGTTTGGATCAGGCGATGGCTGCGGATCGTGTTGTGGTGATGGATCACGGCCAGATCATCGAAGACGGCACCCACGATGATCTTGTTGCGGCAGGTGGCGCTTACGCTGATCTCTTCAGGCGGTGGAGCGGTACTAAGGAGGAGGAATGA
- a CDS encoding ABC transporter transmembrane domain-containing protein produces MSAPARLRRSPLWAWFAPPEPPEDRPLRATSTRAMLLTYPKIVLAIVILQGVINASNAVQSAIIGHATDAVFGRYDQGIGSGWQGVMDALWAAAPPMAVFLALIAVAYVAELVFDGLEGISRARTVHDLRLSLTKALIGGDTRHLKPGDVLNTTDEDTNAVGEIKEVFGFPAGMLFYLGTTVAIIFPISPAVGGVVVAGALATTVAARLTATPLTHAATQRREAETASASLATDLAQGSRVVKGLGAVDESLGRFQRTTAEVDSALLKEARINAWMSLWRQTLPAAVGAAVFGYSGWLVLQDAMSVGDFVTITLLARPAMTILGRSYGYLIFVWSRGAAATQRVRELEHAIDHPPEFGAEPSMREGVSDAHATELARGLTVLSPRSADGLLAAQQYAQAIADSSVDAIYSPHAPGVFEGSLFDNIDAGRGLTACAIDAALDVACCEDIIVRLGGRQPDGRLPDGPIGEAGLNLSGGQRQRVALARALAGSPEVLVLDEPTTGLDAVTLDRVASATALLRRNKTTIVITSSRPWEVCADNVEEF; encoded by the coding sequence ATGTCCGCTCCCGCACGTTTACGCCGTTCACCACTCTGGGCTTGGTTCGCCCCACCCGAACCACCTGAAGACCGTCCACTGCGCGCGACGTCAACACGTGCGATGTTGCTGACCTATCCGAAAATCGTCCTGGCGATCGTGATCTTGCAGGGTGTTATCAACGCCTCCAACGCGGTGCAGTCAGCCATTATCGGCCATGCCACGGACGCAGTGTTCGGCCGATACGACCAGGGCATCGGCAGTGGTTGGCAGGGCGTTATGGATGCACTGTGGGCAGCTGCACCGCCGATGGCTGTGTTCCTGGCGCTCATTGCTGTTGCTTATGTCGCCGAGTTGGTGTTCGACGGCCTAGAGGGAATCTCTCGGGCGCGGACCGTTCATGATTTGCGACTATCACTAACCAAGGCACTCATCGGTGGGGATACGCGGCATCTTAAGCCGGGCGATGTGTTGAATACGACCGATGAGGACACAAACGCTGTCGGCGAGATTAAGGAAGTCTTCGGCTTCCCGGCTGGCATGTTGTTTTACTTGGGCACGACGGTCGCGATTATTTTTCCGATTTCACCGGCGGTCGGTGGTGTCGTTGTTGCTGGTGCATTGGCGACGACGGTGGCTGCGCGTCTGACTGCGACGCCGCTGACACATGCGGCAACCCAGCGCCGAGAGGCGGAGACGGCCTCGGCGTCGTTGGCTACTGATCTTGCCCAGGGCTCTCGGGTGGTCAAGGGCCTGGGGGCGGTGGATGAAAGCCTTGGGCGTTTTCAGCGTACGACTGCCGAGGTTGATTCTGCTTTGCTCAAAGAAGCGCGGATTAATGCGTGGATGTCGTTGTGGCGGCAGACCCTTCCCGCTGCTGTGGGCGCCGCGGTGTTTGGCTACTCGGGTTGGCTGGTCCTTCAGGACGCCATGAGCGTTGGTGATTTTGTCACGATCACTTTGTTGGCTCGCCCGGCTATGACCATTTTGGGGCGTTCGTATGGCTATTTGATTTTCGTGTGGTCCCGTGGTGCGGCCGCGACGCAGCGAGTTCGTGAATTGGAGCATGCGATTGATCACCCGCCGGAATTTGGCGCCGAGCCTTCCATGCGCGAGGGCGTGTCCGACGCTCATGCAACTGAGCTTGCTCGGGGGCTGACGGTATTGTCGCCGCGTTCTGCGGATGGCTTGCTTGCTGCCCAACAGTATGCGCAAGCGATCGCCGATAGCTCGGTTGACGCTATCTATTCGCCCCATGCGCCTGGTGTGTTTGAAGGTTCACTGTTCGACAACATCGATGCGGGCAGGGGACTGACTGCTTGCGCTATTGACGCCGCGTTGGATGTGGCCTGCTGTGAAGACATCATTGTGCGACTGGGCGGTAGGCAGCCGGATGGTCGTCTGCCGGACGGGCCGATCGGTGAGGCAGGGTTGAATCTGTCTGGTGGCCAACGCCAGCGCGTGGCACTAGCTAGGGCCTTGGCGGGCAGCCCGGAGGTCTTGGTGTTGGATGAGCCAACTACGGGTCTTGATGCTGTCACACTGGATCGGGTGGCTAGCGCTACGGCGTTGCTGCGTCGGAACAAGACGACGATCGTGATTACTTCCTCTCGGCCGTGGGAAGTGTGCGCCGATAACGTGGAGGAGTTCTGA
- the meaB gene encoding methylmalonyl Co-A mutase-associated GTPase MeaB — protein MLEHNEFLEHHLGSLMTTAGTDLGAATAVAPEIVKRARRRIDVDELFDGVRAGNRTIISRAVTLLESSAAAHRVLAQELLVRLLPFSGKALRVGITGVPGVGKSTFIEALGMKLIGEGHRVAVLAIDPSSTKTRGSILGDKTRMAKLSAEDNAFIRPSPSAGTLGGVAKATRESMVVFEAAGFDTILVETVGVGQSEVAVSNMVDCFTFLALAGAGDQLQGIKKGVLEMADLVAINKADGPNLKNAKRAARELAAAMRMVRSEDSLWHPPTMTMSALEHEGVDRFWDTVLEHHEAMLESGRFDHNRREQQVGWMWSMVHETLLQRLNTNEDVKTVRALVESQLRDGQITPTLGAERVLNAFDGVDTSS, from the coding sequence ATGTTGGAACACAACGAGTTTCTCGAACACCATCTCGGTTCACTCATGACCACCGCGGGCACCGATCTGGGTGCTGCCACCGCAGTCGCACCAGAGATCGTCAAAAGGGCGCGTCGCAGGATTGACGTCGACGAACTCTTCGACGGTGTCCGCGCGGGCAACCGCACTATTATCTCCCGTGCGGTTACGCTCTTGGAGTCTTCAGCGGCCGCTCACCGTGTCCTAGCGCAGGAACTACTCGTTCGTCTTCTGCCTTTCTCCGGCAAGGCCTTGCGAGTCGGTATCACTGGCGTACCCGGTGTCGGAAAATCTACCTTTATCGAAGCTCTAGGGATGAAGTTGATAGGGGAGGGCCACCGCGTTGCTGTGCTGGCGATTGACCCCTCGTCGACCAAAACCAGGGGATCGATCCTGGGTGATAAAACCCGCATGGCGAAGCTTTCCGCTGAGGACAACGCGTTTATTCGTCCCTCACCCTCAGCGGGCACTCTCGGTGGCGTGGCCAAAGCTACCCGCGAATCTATGGTGGTGTTTGAGGCCGCCGGTTTCGACACTATTTTGGTGGAAACGGTTGGTGTGGGCCAGTCCGAGGTCGCCGTGTCTAACATGGTCGACTGCTTCACCTTCCTGGCATTGGCGGGCGCGGGTGACCAGTTGCAGGGCATTAAAAAGGGTGTGCTGGAGATGGCTGATCTTGTCGCCATCAATAAGGCCGATGGCCCTAATCTGAAGAATGCCAAGCGTGCTGCCCGCGAGCTTGCTGCCGCGATGCGTATGGTGCGCAGCGAAGATTCCCTCTGGCATCCGCCGACTATGACGATGTCTGCGCTCGAGCACGAAGGCGTGGACAGGTTCTGGGATACTGTGCTTGAGCATCATGAGGCGATGCTTGAATCTGGACGTTTCGACCATAATCGCCGCGAACAGCAGGTGGGTTGGATGTGGTCGATGGTGCACGAGACCTTGCTTCAGCGGCTCAACACTAATGAGGACGTCAAGACCGTCCGTGCTTTGGTGGAATCCCAGCTGCGCGACGGGCAGATCACCCCGACCTTGGGCGCCGAGCGTGTACTCAATGCCTTTGACGGGGTAGACACTTCGTCTTAG